The DNA region GGGCAAAGACAGAGTAAGATCTTTTGGACATAATAAATACTCCCCCATAAGCAGCCAGATTTATATTTTTTAAACTGTCTACCTATGGGGGAGCATATCACATAAGATCTCTGTGCTACGACGTGATTTCCTCTAAACTATATTCCATTTCAAGTAACATCTGCTTCTTATCAATGCCACCATGGTAACATACGAGAGAGCCATTGCTACCAACTATACGATGGCACGGCACAATAATTGGTAAGGGGTTTTTATTCACAGCACACCCGACAGCCCGAACAGCCTTGGGAGATTGAATGACTTGTGCAAGCTCCCGATATGAATAAGTTTTACCATATCCTATATTTAGTAATGCTTGCCAAACCTTCTTCTCAAATAACGTACCATATAAATCAAATTTAAGATCAAAACTCTGTCTTTGCCCCTCGAAGTATTCTATCAGTTGAATATATACTGGATTATTCGTTTCTTTATCTTTTACTAATTCTGCTTTTCCGATATTTTTCTTTATCCATATATTTAATGTTGATTCATTTTTTTCAAAAGTTCCAAAAAGGATTCGGCAAACACCTTGCTTTGTGTGAACGACGATTAACGGACCAAAAGGACTCTCTATCTCACCATAATACAAGCGTTCCTGCACCATTATATCCCTTCTTTACAAACTTATATTGACAAAAGTATACCACGGAAACATTTCAATTTTAAGTATTTTACTAAAAATTGGACGCGCCTTTAGACACTTGTCTCAAGAGGTTATTCTTTATGATTCATTTGTATGATAATAAGGAATTCGAGTGATAGCCTTTTGGATTTCATCACAAACTTCTTGATCTTGCTCTTTCTCTAATGCTTGATTAAGTGCTTCCTTTACTTCATGTCCACCAATTTTTCCTATAGCCCATGCTGCTGTCCCTCTAATAACTGGACGTGGATCTTCTACTAACAGTTTTTCTAACAAAGGCAGGGCTGACTGATCTTTGTAATGAGCTATTGCAATGATCGCATTACGTTGAATCGGTTTCTTGCCACGCCATGAGCCTGATATTGCTCCAAATTTCT from Bacillus solimangrovi includes:
- a CDS encoding methylated-DNA--[protein]-cysteine S-methyltransferase, whose amino-acid sequence is MVQERLYYGEIESPFGPLIVVHTKQGVCRILFGTFEKNESTLNIWIKKNIGKAELVKDKETNNPVYIQLIEYFEGQRQSFDLKFDLYGTLFEKKVWQALLNIGYGKTYSYRELAQVIQSPKAVRAVGCAVNKNPLPIIVPCHRIVGSNGSLVCYHGGIDKKQMLLEMEYSLEEITS